The proteins below are encoded in one region of Leptotrichia sp. oral taxon 218:
- the rpmC gene encoding 50S ribosomal protein L29, whose translation MTIKEIRELSLEELETKVNELKQELFNLKFQKTLGQLQNTAKIKDVKRTIARLKTVVTEKTVK comes from the coding sequence ATGACAATCAAAGAAATTAGAGAATTATCATTAGAAGAATTGGAAACTAAAGTAAATGAGTTGAAACAGGAATTATTTAATTTAAAATTTCAAAAAACTCTTGGACAATTACAAAACACTGCTAAAATAAAAGATGTTAAAAGAACAATAGCAAGATTAAAAACTGTTGTGACTGAAAAAACTGTTAAATAG
- the rplP gene encoding 50S ribosomal protein L16 has protein sequence MLIPKRTKYRKQFRGKMGGIATKGNKVSFGEFGLAAKEFGWITSRQIEACRITINRTFKREGKIWIRIFPDKPYTKRPEGTRMGKGKGNTEGWVAVVKRDKVMFEVGGVSEEKAKEALRKAGHKLPIKVKFVRKEVGGDK, from the coding sequence ATGTTAATACCTAAAAGAACAAAATATAGAAAACAGTTCAGAGGGAAAATGGGAGGAATTGCAACTAAAGGAAACAAAGTTAGCTTTGGAGAATTTGGACTTGCAGCAAAAGAGTTTGGTTGGATTACTTCAAGACAAATAGAAGCTTGTAGAATTACAATCAACAGAACATTTAAAAGAGAAGGTAAAATTTGGATTAGAATATTTCCTGACAAACCTTATACTAAAAGACCTGAAGGAACAAGAATGGGTAAAGGTAAAGGTAATACAGAAGGTTGGGTAGCAGTAGTAAAAAGAGATAAGGTAATGTTTGAAGTTGGCGGAGTATCGGAAGAAAAAGCCAAAGAAGCATTAAGAAAAGCTGGACATAAACTACCTATAAAAGTTAAATTTGTGAGAAAAGAAGTAGGTGGTGATAAATAA
- the rpsC gene encoding 30S ribosomal protein S3, which produces MGQKVDPRGIRLGITRTWDSKWFAEGKEYLVNFHEDLKIKEYIKKNYYHAGISSIQIERTSPTEVGVVVETGKAGILIGRKGQEIETLKIKLEKLTGKKVQIKVQEIKNPNKDAQLVAESIATAIEKRVAYKRAVQQAIQRAEKAGIKGIKVMVSGRLNGAEIARSEWTLSGRVPLHTLRADVDYATATAHTTYGALGLKVWIFNGEVLSATKEGGEK; this is translated from the coding sequence GTGGGACAAAAAGTAGATCCTAGGGGGATAAGATTAGGAATCACAAGAACTTGGGATTCAAAATGGTTCGCTGAGGGAAAAGAATATTTAGTAAACTTTCATGAAGATTTAAAAATAAAAGAATATATCAAAAAAAATTATTACCATGCAGGAATTTCTTCTATTCAAATAGAGAGAACATCACCTACTGAAGTAGGAGTTGTTGTTGAAACTGGAAAAGCAGGAATTTTAATTGGTAGAAAAGGTCAAGAAATTGAAACTTTAAAAATAAAATTAGAAAAATTAACTGGTAAAAAAGTTCAAATTAAAGTTCAAGAAATCAAAAACCCAAATAAAGATGCACAATTAGTAGCTGAAAGTATCGCAACAGCAATTGAAAAAAGGGTTGCTTATAAAAGAGCGGTTCAACAAGCTATTCAAAGAGCTGAAAAAGCTGGAATCAAAGGAATTAAAGTTATGGTATCTGGAAGATTAAATGGTGCCGAAATTGCGAGAAGTGAATGGACACTTTCAGGAAGAGTACCATTACATACTTTAAGAGCGGATGTTGATTATGCAACAGCGACAGCACACACTACATATGGTGCATTAGGATTGAAAGTATGGATTTTCAATGGTGAAGTTCTTTCTGCTACAAAGGAAGGAGGAGAAAAATAA
- the rplV gene encoding 50S ribosomal protein L22 gives MAVVAKLKYQRLSPQKARLVADIVRGKNALQALNVLKFTNKKAAKYIEKTLRSAIANAEHNNNMDPDKLFISKILIDKGPVLKRISPRAMGRADVIRKPTAHITVEVDERQEG, from the coding sequence ATGGCAGTAGTAGCTAAATTAAAATATCAAAGATTAAGTCCTCAAAAAGCAAGATTAGTTGCTGATATAGTAAGAGGTAAAAATGCGCTACAAGCATTAAATGTATTAAAATTTACAAATAAAAAAGCAGCAAAATATATAGAAAAAACTTTAAGATCAGCAATTGCAAATGCTGAACATAACAACAATATGGATCCTGATAAATTATTTATCTCAAAAATCTTAATTGACAAAGGACCTGTATTAAAAAGAATCAGCCCAAGAGCAATGGGAAGAGCGGATGTTATAAGAAAACCAACTGCTCACATAACAGTTGAAGTTGATGAAAGACAAGAAGGATAA
- the rpsS gene encoding 30S ribosomal protein S19, with protein sequence MARSLKKGPFVDAYLLKKVEALGEKKQVIKTWSRRSTIFPQFIGHTFAVYNGKKHIPVYVTEEMVGHKLGEFAPTRTFYGHGKDAKKAKK encoded by the coding sequence ATGGCTCGTTCATTAAAAAAAGGACCTTTTGTTGATGCATATTTATTAAAAAAAGTTGAAGCATTAGGAGAAAAAAAACAAGTTATTAAAACATGGTCAAGAAGATCAACTATATTCCCTCAATTTATTGGACACACATTTGCTGTGTATAACGGTAAAAAACATATACCTGTATATGTAACTGAGGAAATGGTAGGACATAAGTTAGGTGAATTTGCACCAACTAGAACTTTCTATGGACACGGAAAAGATGCGAAAAAAGCTAAAAAATAA
- the rplB gene encoding 50S ribosomal protein L2, which produces MPIKKLKPITSGTRHMSILVNNELDKVRPEKSLVEPLNSSYGIDNYGHRTGRNRHKGHKRLYRVIDWKRNKIGVPAKVATLEYDPNRTANIALLHYVDGEKRYILAPNGLKKGDTVIAGENVDIKPGNALKLKNLPVGTVIHNVELMPGKGGQLARSAGTAARLVAKEGTYCHVELPSGELRLIHKECMATIGTVGNSEHSLVSLGKAGRNRHLGRKPHVRGSVMNPVDHPHGGGEGRSPIGRKSPVTPWGKPTLGKKTRGKKLSDKFIVRRRKK; this is translated from the coding sequence ATGCCAATTAAAAAGTTGAAACCAATAACTAGTGGGACAAGGCATATGTCGATATTAGTTAATAATGAATTAGATAAAGTAAGACCTGAAAAATCTTTAGTTGAACCATTAAATTCTTCATATGGAATTGACAACTATGGACATAGAACAGGAAGAAACAGACATAAAGGACATAAAAGATTATATAGAGTAATCGACTGGAAAAGAAATAAAATTGGAGTGCCTGCAAAAGTTGCAACTCTTGAATATGATCCAAACAGAACTGCAAACATTGCATTGTTACACTATGTTGATGGAGAAAAAAGATATATCTTAGCTCCAAACGGATTAAAAAAAGGTGATACAGTAATAGCTGGAGAAAATGTTGATATTAAACCAGGAAATGCTTTAAAATTGAAAAACTTGCCAGTTGGGACTGTAATTCACAATGTAGAACTTATGCCTGGTAAAGGTGGACAGTTGGCAAGATCTGCAGGAACAGCTGCAAGACTTGTTGCAAAAGAAGGAACTTATTGCCATGTGGAATTACCATCAGGAGAATTGAGATTAATTCACAAAGAATGTATGGCTACAATTGGAACAGTAGGAAATTCTGAACATTCATTAGTATCATTAGGTAAAGCTGGAAGAAATAGACACTTAGGAAGAAAACCTCATGTTAGAGGATCAGTAATGAACCCTGTGGATCACCCACATGGAGGAGGAGAAGGAAGATCTCCAATAGGTAGAAAATCACCAGTTACACCTTGGGGTAAACCAACTCTTGGGAAGAAAACTAGAGGTAAAAAACTTAGTGATAAATTTATTGTTAGAAGAAGAAAAAAATAG
- the rplW gene encoding 50S ribosomal protein L23: protein MHITDIIKKPVINTEKARTLLENNEYVFIVDKRANKIQIKEAVEKLFNVKVKGVNTLNIKPKSERFRMSMYKTPAIKKAIVKLKDGETISAYEG, encoded by the coding sequence ATGCATATTACTGATATAATCAAAAAACCTGTAATTAATACAGAAAAAGCAAGAACTTTATTAGAAAACAATGAATATGTTTTTATCGTAGATAAAAGAGCAAACAAAATCCAAATAAAAGAAGCTGTAGAAAAATTATTTAATGTAAAAGTTAAAGGTGTAAATACATTGAACATTAAACCAAAATCTGAAAGATTTAGAATGTCTATGTATAAAACTCCAGCTATTAAAAAAGCAATTGTTAAATTGAAAGATGGAGAAACTATCTCAGCTTACGAAGGATAA
- the rplD gene encoding 50S ribosomal protein L4: MPVLNIYKLDGSQAGTVEVNNEIFGIEPNKNVMHEVLVAELAEARQGTASTKTRAEVRGGGRKPFRQKGTGRARQGSTRAPHMVGGGVTHGPKPRSYAKKVNKKVRKLALKSALATKINEGNVIVLDDFTLETPKTKTFINFAKALNFDGLKQLFVVSFDSENFDRDYSVELSTRNIEKVTTISTRELNIYWLIKQDKVVLTKEALATIEEVLA; encoded by the coding sequence ATGCCAGTTTTAAACATATACAAATTAGACGGTTCACAAGCAGGAACTGTAGAAGTAAACAACGAAATTTTTGGAATTGAACCAAATAAAAATGTAATGCACGAAGTTTTAGTTGCAGAATTAGCAGAAGCTAGACAAGGAACTGCATCAACAAAAACTAGAGCAGAAGTAAGAGGTGGAGGAAGAAAACCTTTTAGACAAAAAGGAACAGGAAGAGCTAGACAAGGGTCAACAAGAGCACCACATATGGTAGGTGGAGGAGTTACTCACGGACCAAAACCAAGAAGTTATGCTAAAAAAGTTAATAAGAAAGTTAGAAAATTAGCTTTAAAATCTGCATTAGCTACAAAAATTAACGAAGGAAATGTAATTGTATTGGATGATTTCACATTAGAAACACCAAAAACTAAAACATTTATAAACTTTGCAAAAGCTTTAAATTTTGATGGATTGAAACAATTATTCGTAGTAAGTTTTGATTCAGAAAACTTTGATAGAGATTATTCTGTAGAACTATCTACTAGAAATATTGAAAAAGTTACTACAATTAGTACGAGAGAATTAAATATTTACTGGTTAATTAAACAAGATAAAGTAGTTCTTACAAAAGAAGCACTAGCAACTATCGAGGAGGTGTTAGCGTAA
- the rplC gene encoding 50S ribosomal protein L3 — protein MILGKKVGMTQIFENEQLIPVTVIEAGTNFVTQIKTVEKEGYNAITLAYGDKKEKNTTKPELGIFKKAGITPKRFLREFKVENPEEFSLGQEIKLDVLEGIEFIDITGTSKGKGTAGVMKRHNFGGNRASHGVSRNHRLGGSNAGGAASNSNVPKGKKMAGRLGAEKVTVQNLQVVKFDVENNLLLVKGAVPGPKNGFLIIKKAVKKY, from the coding sequence ATGATATTAGGAAAAAAAGTTGGAATGACTCAAATTTTCGAAAATGAACAATTAATCCCAGTTACAGTAATTGAAGCTGGAACAAATTTTGTAACACAAATCAAGACAGTTGAAAAAGAAGGATATAACGCTATAACCTTAGCATATGGAGATAAAAAAGAAAAAAATACAACTAAACCAGAATTAGGAATTTTCAAAAAAGCTGGAATTACTCCGAAAAGATTTTTAAGAGAATTTAAAGTTGAAAATCCAGAAGAATTTTCATTAGGACAAGAAATTAAATTAGATGTTTTAGAAGGAATTGAATTTATTGATATTACAGGAACTTCAAAAGGTAAAGGAACTGCTGGAGTTATGAAAAGACATAACTTTGGAGGAAACAGAGCTTCACACGGGGTTTCAAGAAATCACAGACTTGGAGGATCAAATGCCGGAGGTGCTGCTTCAAACAGTAATGTACCTAAAGGTAAAAAAATGGCTGGAAGATTGGGAGCTGAAAAAGTTACAGTTCAAAACTTGCAAGTTGTTAAATTTGATGTAGAAAATAACCTTTTATTAGTAAAAGGTGCGGTTCCAGGACCTAAAAATGGATTTTTAATAATAAAAAAAGCAGTAAAAAAATATTAA